A region from the Ursus arctos isolate Adak ecotype North America unplaced genomic scaffold, UrsArc2.0 scaffold_6, whole genome shotgun sequence genome encodes:
- the LOC125281062 gene encoding cytochrome P450 11B1, mitochondrial-like isoform X1, whose amino-acid sequence MAFRAKARGWLAGRWLSLSWARALGTRAAPAPKAVLPFEAIPRCPGNKWMRLLQIWRAQGSENLHLEIHRTFQELGPIFRYDVGGTHMVHVMLPEDVERLQRVESPQPWRPPLDPWLAYRQHRGHKCGVFLLNGPEWRMNRLKLNPDVLSPQAVQKYIPMVDRVARDFSKALKSRVLQNARGSLTLDIQPSIFSYTIEASNLALFGERLGLLGHSPSAASLNFIRALEAMLKSTTQLMFMPRGLSRWTSTKVWKEHFESWDYIFQYANNAIQKIYQELALGRPQHYSGIVGELLMRSDMTLEAVRANSIELTAGSVDTTAYPLLMTLFELARNPDVQQALRQESLVAEARIAEHPQRATTELPLLRAALKETLRLYPVGISVDRQVGSDVVLQNYHIPAGTLVKVHIYSLGRDPSVFPRPECYHPQRWLDNRSSGTRSPNLAFGFGLRQCLGRRLAETEMLLLLHHVLNNFLVETLTQEDVKMIYQFILIPSTLPLLTFRAIN is encoded by the exons ATGGCATTCAGGGCAAAGGCACGGGGGTGGCTGGCAGGGCGCTGGCTGTCCCTGAGCTGGGCACGCGCACTGGGCACCAGAGCCGCTCCGGCCCCCAAGGCAGTGCTGCCCTTCGAAGCCATACCCCGGTGTCCCGGCAACAAGTGGATGAGGTTGCTGCAGATCTGGAGGGCGCAGGGCTCTGAGAACCTTCACCTGGAGATACACCGGACCTTCCAGGAGCTGGGGCCCATTTTCAG GTACGACGTGGGAGGGACACACATGGTGCACGTGATGCTGCCCGAGGACGTGGAGAGGCTGCAGCGAGTGgagagcccccagccctggcGGCCACCCCTGGATCCCTGGCTGGCCTACCGACAGCATCGCGGGCACAAATGTGGCGTGTTCTTGCT AAATGGGCCTGAATGGCGCATGAACCGACTGAAGCTCAACCCAGACGTGCTGTCACCACAGGCCGTGCAGAAATACATCCCCATGGTGGACAGGGTGGCGAGGGATTTCTCAAAGGCCCTGAAGTCGAGAGTGCTGCAGAATGCCCGGGGGAGTCTGACCCTGGACATCCAGCCAAGCATCTTCTCCTACACCATAGAAG CCAGCAATCTAGCCCTTTTTGGAGAGCGGCTGGGCCTCCTTGGCCATAGCCCAAGTGCTGCCAGCCTGAACTTTATCAGGGCTCTGGAGGCCATGTTGAAGTCCACCACACAGCTCATGTTCATGCCCAGGGGCCTGTCACGCTGGACAAGCACCAAGGTGTGGAAGGAGCACTTTGAGTCCTGGGACTACATCTTCCAGTATG CCAACAATGCCATCCAGAAAATCTACCAGGAGCTGGCCCTGGGCCGCCCACAGCACTACAGCGGCATCGTCGGGGAGCTGCTCATGCGCTCGGACATGACCCTGGAGGCCGTCAGGGCCAACTCCATCGAACTCACCGCCGGGAGTGTGGACACG ACGGCCTACCCCTTGTTGATGACTCTCTTTGAGCTGGCTCGGAACCCTGACGTGCAGCAGGCCCTACGCCAGGAGAGCCTGGTGGCCGAGGCCAGGATTGCTGAGCATCCCCAGAGGGCAACCACAGAGCTGCCCCTGCTGCGGGCGGCCCTCAAGGAGACCTTGAG GCTGTACCCCGTGGGTATCTCAGTGGACCGACAGGTGGGCTCGGACGTGGTCCTGCAGAACTACCACATCCCGGCAGGG ACCTTGGTCAAGGTGCACATCTATTCCCTGGGTCGAGACCCCTCTGTGTTCCCGAGGCCCGAGTGCTATCATCCCCAGCGCTGGCTGGACAACAGGAGCTCTGGCACCAGGTCCCCCAACCTGGCCTTCGGCTTTGGCCTGCGCCAGTGCCTGGGGCGGCGCCTGGCAGAGACAGAGATGCTGCTTCTGCTGCACCAC GTGCTGAACAACTTCCTGGTGGAGACCCTAACACAGGAGGATGTAAAGATGATCTACCAGTTCATACTGAtaccctccaccctccccctcctcaccttCCGGGCCATCAACTAG
- the LOC125281062 gene encoding cytochrome P450 11B1, mitochondrial-like isoform X2 — protein sequence MAFRAKARGWLAGRWLSLSWARALGTRAAPAPKAVLPFEAIPRCPGNKWMRLLQIWRAQGSENLHLEIHRTFQELGPIFRYDVGGTHMVHVMLPEDVERLQRVESPQPWRPPLDPWLAYRQHRGHKCGVFLLNGPEWRMNRLKLNPDVLSPQAVQKYIPMVDRVARDFSKALKSRVLQNARGSLTLDIQPSIFSYTIEASNLALFGERLGLLGHSPSAASLNFIRALEAMLKSTTQLMFMPRGLSRWTSTKVWKEHFESWDYIFQYANNAIQKIYQELALGRPQHYSGIVGELLMRSDMTLEAVRANSIELTAGSVDTTAYPLLMTLFELARNPDVQQALRQESLVAEARIAEHPQRATTELPLLRAALKETLRLYPVGISVDRQVGSDVVLQNYHIPAGVLNNFLVETLTQEDVKMIYQFILIPSTLPLLTFRAIN from the exons ATGGCATTCAGGGCAAAGGCACGGGGGTGGCTGGCAGGGCGCTGGCTGTCCCTGAGCTGGGCACGCGCACTGGGCACCAGAGCCGCTCCGGCCCCCAAGGCAGTGCTGCCCTTCGAAGCCATACCCCGGTGTCCCGGCAACAAGTGGATGAGGTTGCTGCAGATCTGGAGGGCGCAGGGCTCTGAGAACCTTCACCTGGAGATACACCGGACCTTCCAGGAGCTGGGGCCCATTTTCAG GTACGACGTGGGAGGGACACACATGGTGCACGTGATGCTGCCCGAGGACGTGGAGAGGCTGCAGCGAGTGgagagcccccagccctggcGGCCACCCCTGGATCCCTGGCTGGCCTACCGACAGCATCGCGGGCACAAATGTGGCGTGTTCTTGCT AAATGGGCCTGAATGGCGCATGAACCGACTGAAGCTCAACCCAGACGTGCTGTCACCACAGGCCGTGCAGAAATACATCCCCATGGTGGACAGGGTGGCGAGGGATTTCTCAAAGGCCCTGAAGTCGAGAGTGCTGCAGAATGCCCGGGGGAGTCTGACCCTGGACATCCAGCCAAGCATCTTCTCCTACACCATAGAAG CCAGCAATCTAGCCCTTTTTGGAGAGCGGCTGGGCCTCCTTGGCCATAGCCCAAGTGCTGCCAGCCTGAACTTTATCAGGGCTCTGGAGGCCATGTTGAAGTCCACCACACAGCTCATGTTCATGCCCAGGGGCCTGTCACGCTGGACAAGCACCAAGGTGTGGAAGGAGCACTTTGAGTCCTGGGACTACATCTTCCAGTATG CCAACAATGCCATCCAGAAAATCTACCAGGAGCTGGCCCTGGGCCGCCCACAGCACTACAGCGGCATCGTCGGGGAGCTGCTCATGCGCTCGGACATGACCCTGGAGGCCGTCAGGGCCAACTCCATCGAACTCACCGCCGGGAGTGTGGACACG ACGGCCTACCCCTTGTTGATGACTCTCTTTGAGCTGGCTCGGAACCCTGACGTGCAGCAGGCCCTACGCCAGGAGAGCCTGGTGGCCGAGGCCAGGATTGCTGAGCATCCCCAGAGGGCAACCACAGAGCTGCCCCTGCTGCGGGCGGCCCTCAAGGAGACCTTGAG GCTGTACCCCGTGGGTATCTCAGTGGACCGACAGGTGGGCTCGGACGTGGTCCTGCAGAACTACCACATCCCGGCAGGG GTGCTGAACAACTTCCTGGTGGAGACCCTAACACAGGAGGATGTAAAGATGATCTACCAGTTCATACTGAtaccctccaccctccccctcctcaccttCCGGGCCATCAACTAG
- the GML gene encoding glycosyl-phosphatidylinositol-anchored molecule-like protein, whose amino-acid sequence MANGTWSPPSYPKVPRKSDLSSPVENKFNATGSEHAQPVRLLCAVVQKAGPEACSAAHGSLRPPHPEESVRKSTSQALLLPEALALPPCLYPGSGRLKFLQNDASLCLAPSHRLATGTYSLKCHECTEINTFNCPTVKVCQYEVRRCMILSIRLNVRELLVHKNCTSNCTFLYPSEVPPEAPRVLKTNSFYFVRCCNGMVCNEGGPTNFERDILPEYTIEEELEGTVRLGESTFFLSVASLLVSNTLT is encoded by the exons ATGGCCAACGGGACTTGGTCCCCACCCAGCTACCCTAAGGTCCCTCGAAAGTCAGACCTGAGTTCACCAGTGGAAAACAAGTTTAATGCAACAGGTTCCGAGCACGCGCAGCCAGTCCGCTTGCTCTGTGCCGTGGTGCAGAAGGCAGGGCCCGAGGCGTGCTCTGCGGCTCACGGCAGCCTGAGGCCCCCGCACCCAGAGGAGAGCGTCAGGAAGAGCACCAGCCAGGCACTGCTGCTCCCCGAGGCGCTCGCGCTCCCGCCTTGTCTGTACCCTGGCTCTGGGAG GCTCAAGTTCCTGCAGAATGAtgcttctctgtgccttgctCCTAGCCATCGGCTGGCCACTG GGACCTACAGTTTGAAATGCCACGAGTGTACAGAAATCAACACCTTCAATTGTCCAACAGTGAAAGTGTGTCAGTATGAAGTCAGGCGCTGTATGATACTCTCTATTC GTTTGAATGTTCGGGAACTCTTAGTTCACAAGAACTGTACAAGCAACTGCACCTTTCTATATCCATCCGAAGTACCTCCTGAAGCCCCGAGAGTCTTAAAAactaatagtttttattttgttcgcTGTTGTAATGGTATGGTTTGCAATGAGGGAGGACCTACTAATTTCGAGAGGGATATCCTGCCTGAGTATACAATTGAGGAGGAGTTAGAAGGAACGGTGCGCTTGGGGGAGTCAACATTTTTCCTGAGTGTTGCCTCCCTCCTTGTCAGCAATACGCTGACATGA